The Litoribacterium kuwaitense genome contains a region encoding:
- a CDS encoding DUF420 domain-containing protein — translation MSYQESTQKKKRNYIPLIIIISVVVNGLVIVLSGLPAYEGDIPFDVHILPMMNAIFNSFTFIFLVIALIAIMKKNVTLHRRFIYAAFTTTALFLVTYVTYHFLSASTSHGGSGFMAGLYYFILITHIVLAAVIVPLVLITVTRAWNMEYAKHRKIARWTMPLWLYVSLTGVLVYVLISPYY, via the coding sequence ATGTCGTATCAAGAGTCCACACAAAAGAAGAAACGAAATTATATTCCTTTGATTATTATAATAAGTGTTGTCGTGAATGGTCTTGTCATTGTGCTATCTGGGCTTCCAGCATATGAGGGCGATATTCCGTTTGATGTGCATATTTTACCGATGATGAATGCCATTTTTAACAGCTTTACATTTATTTTCTTAGTCATCGCCTTAATTGCGATCATGAAGAAAAATGTAACACTTCATCGCCGTTTTATTTATGCCGCATTTACGACGACAGCGTTATTTCTCGTAACCTACGTGACGTACCACTTCTTGTCTGCGTCCACGTCACACGGTGGTTCTGGATTTATGGCAGGTCTTTACTACTTCATTTTAATCACCCATATCGTATTAGCCGCTGTCATCGTACCGCTCGTTTTGATTACCGTGACACGTGCGTGGAATATGGAATATGCAAAGCACCGAAAAATTGCCCGCTGGACGATGCCGCTCTGGCTGTACGTCAGCTTGACGGGTGTGCTCGTCTACGTATTGATTTCGCCATATTATTAA
- a CDS encoding anti-sigma factor — translation MSDDFKSKLEAYKKDELTETELEDFEKELEKLEESQRFLEENNIEQTKDAYVGEKKWWRRKGSGIFKTAFSIIGMILIFTVVSTVFTTVYYSWGEPDRIDVYRNVIDHTFTITDPYGYLGGTSTNVHPFFRMEATRDIKKKVGDENIKAGEMTVNVLFSKMFYPVKEYAGKISDNKPSFSYPSTGGRNESAWNQLDQLPEGTVVSAYVSFAQLLETNEVFQRFAEKEMDLIWMAVDTGVEEDEKIIHEPIGFPNSPIWHDDDMIVTSREEKKGLFGRRVVSEGSVSPSYTEGDHEMLHRQFLKTLSFLETYERKASDLYFGNLNLSERMDYLDMNGFQHYGVVITGPTKDILQLKEEPWIRELAVDEVRFWNWRE, via the coding sequence GTGAGTGACGATTTTAAAAGTAAACTGGAAGCATATAAAAAGGACGAACTGACAGAAACTGAATTAGAAGATTTTGAAAAAGAGTTAGAAAAACTAGAAGAATCCCAACGTTTTCTCGAAGAAAATAACATTGAGCAGACAAAAGATGCGTACGTCGGTGAAAAAAAATGGTGGCGTCGGAAAGGGTCAGGTATATTTAAAACGGCTTTTTCTATTATAGGTATGATTCTAATATTTACTGTTGTCTCCACTGTGTTCACAACGGTCTACTATTCATGGGGAGAGCCGGATCGAATCGACGTGTACAGAAACGTCATTGACCATACGTTTACCATTACCGACCCCTATGGATATTTAGGTGGAACAAGTACAAATGTTCATCCATTTTTTCGTATGGAAGCCACTCGCGATATTAAAAAGAAAGTTGGCGATGAAAATATAAAAGCGGGTGAAATGACAGTCAACGTCCTTTTTTCAAAGATGTTTTACCCAGTCAAAGAGTACGCAGGAAAGATATCGGACAATAAGCCGTCCTTTTCATACCCTAGCACTGGGGGACGAAATGAATCAGCTTGGAATCAGTTAGACCAGCTTCCTGAAGGAACGGTTGTCTCAGCTTATGTATCTTTTGCTCAGTTATTAGAAACAAATGAGGTTTTTCAACGTTTTGCAGAAAAAGAGATGGATCTCATTTGGATGGCTGTTGACACTGGTGTAGAAGAGGATGAGAAAATAATTCATGAACCAATTGGTTTTCCGAATTCGCCAATCTGGCATGATGATGACATGATTGTCACGTCAAGAGAAGAGAAAAAGGGGTTATTCGGTCGTCGGGTTGTATCGGAAGGCAGTGTTTCTCCGTCGTATACTGAAGGTGATCATGAAATGCTCCACCGGCAATTTTTAAAAACACTGTCTTTCCTAGAAACGTATGAACGAAAAGCAAGTGACCTTTATTTTGGGAACTTAAACCTTTCCGAACGGATGGATTACCTTGACATGAATGGATTTCAGCATTACGGCGTCGTCATTACTGGGCCAACAAAAGACATTTTACAGCTGAAAGAAGAACCGTGGATAAGAGAATTAGCCGTTGATGAGGTGAGATTCTGGAATTGGAGGGAGTGA